From the Xenopus laevis strain J_2021 chromosome 7L, Xenopus_laevis_v10.1, whole genome shotgun sequence genome, the window TGCCTCCCAGTACTCTTTAGTATTGGTGTGTCCTGGGGGTGTGCCACCAGTTATACTACTAAGGGGTCTTAGGTTGGGCAGCACTGATCTAAAGTGCCAATTACAGCCATATTACCCTACTGTACCTGCAGCAGAAGTTCCTTAAAAAAGtattaatcccactgttactataggcaccatctctccctactatacctgttatcccacagtcacactcccttcccagagactattatccactgttactatagacaccatctctccctactatacctgctatcccacagtcacactcccttcccagagactattatccactgttactataggcaccatctctccctactatacctgctatcccacagtcacactcccttcccagagactattatcccactgttactataggcattatctctccctactatacctgctatcccacagtcacactcccttcccagagactattatccactgttactataggcaccatctctccctactatacctgctatcccacagtcacactcccttcccagagactattatccactgttactataggcaccatctctccctactatatctgctatcccacagtcacactcccttcccagagactattatccactgttactatagacaccatctctccctactatacctgctatcccacagtcacactcctttcccagagactattatccactgttactatagacaccatctctccctactatacctgctatcccacagtcacactcccttcccagagactattatccactgttactataggcaccatctctccctactatacctgctaccccacagccacagtcccttcccagagactattatccactgttactataggcaccatctctccctactatcactgctatcccacagtcacactcccttcccagagactattatcccactgttactatagacaccatctctcactactatacctgctatcccacagtcacactcccttcccagagactattatccactgttactataggcaccatctctccctactatacctgctatcccacagccacagtcccttcccagagactattatccactgttactataggcaccatctctccctactatacctgctatcccacagtcacactcccttcccagagactattatccactgttactatagacaccatctctccctactatacctgctatcccacagtcacactcccttccctaagactattatccactgttactataggcaccatctctccctactatacctgctatcccacagtcacactcccttcccagagactattatccactgttactataggcaccatctctccctactatacctgctatcccacagccacagtcccttcccagagactattatccactgttactataggcaccatatctccctactatacctgctatcccacagtcacactcccttcccagagactattatcccactgttacgatagacaccatctctcactactatacctgctatcccacagccacactcccttcccagagactattattccactgttactataggcaccatctctatctactatacctgctatcccacagtcacactcccttcccagagactattatccactgttactataggcaccatctctccctactatacctgctatcccacagtcacactcccttcccagagactattatccactgttactatagacaccatctctccctactatacctgctatcccacagtcacactcccttcccagagactattatccactgttactataggcaccatctctccctactatacctgctatcccacagtcacactcccttcccagagactattatccactgttactataggcaccatctctccctactatacctgctatcccacagtcacactcccttcccagagactattatccactgttactataggcaccatctctccctactatacctgctatcccacagtcacactcccttcaaaTAGACTATTATGTCATtgctactacaggcaccatcttcccTTCAATAAAAGTAACTATGTGTGACCAAGGGAAGTTTGTTATACTTGGACCCAATCTAAAGGCAGCTCTGGTCTGTCTCTTTTCCCAGTTTTGAATAACAATATTATTTCACCAAATGCAGAACATTTACATTTAAGAGATAGAGTGCCACACAAGCAGGACAGTACATACCTTTTCAGTCATTTGCCTTCCAGCGAGCTGATTTCTCCTGACTATTAAAGAAGGGAGAGCAGTCACTAAGAAATCAGGGCCTTTCCAATTCTGGTGCTTATATCACTTAATATGTGTAGTGTACCATCTACTACAGAGACGTCCAGCAGCAGTTGTTGAAATAATACCTTAAGCATCTCCAGCAGCAAAACTTGTGAGTTTTGGAGTCATTGGCTGGACACATTTGAGTTTCTCAATAATAGACATAGCTGAGTTATCTGCTTACTATATTGCATTTCTAGTACTATGGGGATATGGGCTTGTCTGGTCTGTAGCCTAGCTGTATATAAACATAGAATTCTCCTGACATCCATCAGGTCTGATAAAGACTTATGGAAGCAGCAATACAATTTTCCAAGGATTTTAGCAGTTTTCTTTCCTATGACTATTTACAGCATgcaccacctagtggcagaatgcagaataaatgtagcagTTGCATGCTGGGTAAAGAATATAACTTCCAAATAGTTGGAGACATGCTAAATGCCCTCCCATCTCTATATCGggcaatttttatttataaagctgaatgatAGAGGAGTCCATTTTTTAtagaagttgtggaatgcaccaTTGTATTATTTAACCTGGTACACATACCATTCAGCTTGTCAGCTTGGATGACGCAGAGTTGTATGTAGTACAGAGTGCTTGTATTATCACATACCTCTGAACTAGTGATATAATATGGCGGGGCAGTGTACTGCTCCGCTGAAAAACTATCCATAGGGATTTAACTGTAATAAGATAACCCTCTTGGGTAGCATCACTGTCTACAATATCCACTGTCAATATTTTACCTTCCCCTCTGATAAGTCTTGAAGAATTGACATTTTATGAGTGCCATAATGGAATTAGAGGAACCCCTGGAGACCAATCCAGCATCTTAAGGGTCATGTTCCCAATTGCAGTGATCACTAAAGGTCAATAAAAAGGTTTATGGTTCAGGATGCCTCAGCCATTATTGCTGGGTTACTGGAACTGGCACAGATTGGCTCTCACAATGGACCTCAGTCCCTACTACAGGTTCTTACCTCTATTTTTCCCAGATTCTTCTTGCCGTTGCCACTACAGGACGTTGGAGATGCTTCTGTTTGTATAAAACTTGAGCTTTCAGTGATATTCTTTCTACAAGGacaaaaaagtatgaaaaaaagtatgaaaaaaaaaagtatgaaacaCAACACATTTTACATCCATGACTTGAGGAACTTGCTGGAGAACATTGTGGGAACCACCTCCAAATCAGGTATAGCCAAGGGCACCCCTATGTCAATAAGTGCAACTATGCTACATTCAGAAAAGGAGGCAGGAGAAAGGCAGCAGCATTGAGTGCAATTGTAACAGAAATGCAAGGAACATGTTGACACTAGTACCTCAAATAAATGGTAGAACCCCTAGGAGTAACTAGATAATCGCTTTTCTTAGAGTAGAAGTCACGAGAGAACTTAGGGCAGACTAAGTAGTCAGTAGTAGATCTTGGGGTGGGTGCATGTTCTGGAGCTGGGGCAAGCAATCTTTATTCTATGCCAGGTTGGTGAACCCAGTGAGGTTTTGGTTAGTGCATGGCTAGAAGATGTTGTGTCTAGGAGCAATAAGCAGTTAGGGTTAGGTGGCCCAGAACATAGTCTGCTAGTATTAGAGGTAGAGCTAAACCCCATCAAATGTTCTTGACCTTTGGCCATAAAGCAAGGCATATGGATATAgccttttccaaaaatatttttctagctGTATCCTAGCTGCAGCATCTTCTACTTTATGGTTAGTGTTTCCATATTGTACTGTGTGGTTGTGTTTCAAGAAGTAAAACGTGAACCACCCACCTTGGCTTCTTTCCCCTTATAAATCTGTTTTTCAGTCCGTATTACCTTTCACTTCTACATCCCAAAAGGCTTCCCTGGAGGCTCCATAATGCAGCCGGGCAACTCCCAGTACAATAGCAGCTGTTTCATATTAAGCCGTTGGCACATGGGATAATATTGACAGAAAGTAACAGTATTTGTGTTGTGCTTTGGTGAAATCAAGGCACTTACTTCTCTCTCGTTTTTATAAAGTAGCCTCCGACTGCCACTAAAATCACAAACACGACGACTGCTCCAACTGGTCCAACCTTTGCCCATACTAGGGTATCTGTTGGCAAAACACATGAAGGATGTGATAAAGGCACAAAGGAGATAAAGAACAATAGCACTCAGCACTGCTGGCAATAGAAGAGGAATAATTAAAGCTCCCTTGGCAACAAACCCCATGCCTGGCCTAGCCATATGAGCTTTACTAATGTAGAGTCCTACTTACTGAAGCATAGGTAGATGGGCCAACAAACTGCTTTGACCTAACTAACTGTACAGCATAGAGAAAGGTAGTTCTTACCAGTATCAGGGAATGGGAGCTCATGGACCTTCTTGCCATATAGATTGATTGCTGAGCATAGTATGGGTTTTGGTAGATCCCTGTTCTTCTGTAGAGTCAGAATGCTGCTCACTATGTACCCATTCCTCTGAGAGTACACAAATTCTGGATCCCCCTCGCTGACAGTTAGGTTCATTTCAGGAAGTTCAAACAGAATGAAAGGGTCAGGGTTGGCTTTGACTGTGCACATGCACTGAACCGTGTCCTTGCTTACGGTGCACTTGGATTCAGGCAGCACCAACGGTGAGactggaagaaaagaaaaaaaggaggtcTTGTAACCACGGGCAACCTTTCTAGCATTGTATTTCATAATTCATCTTGTACATCCCATTTATAAATGAGAGCCAAGCAGATCATGAGGAGCCAATGTAGACTCCAGCTAGTAGTCATGTACATTCCCACCATAATGCTTTTAGAGCACCATAGGGACTTACACACAACGGTGAGGTTAAATGAACTGTTGCTTTGGCCATATTGGTTTTCGGCCGTGCACCAGTACTCCCCATCATGCTCATGGGTGATGGCCGGGATCTCCAACACCAACTCATTCTCGAAGATCACAGAAGTGAGCACTTGTTTGTCCTTCACAATGGAGATAATGGGATCTGGATTTCCCTGCGTGTTGCACAGAATTGTCACTGTTTCCCCTTCCATTGCGACAGCCGACGAATTCACAGATGGTTTCCATGGGGGATCTACAAGACAGATACTGGTTATAGGCATCGGCGTACCTTGAATAAAGTGGTGGTGTATTTCAgtatttgtgcatatatatatatatatatatatatatatatatatataaaggagttGCCTAGTGTAAGGGTGGGTCGATTAAAAAAATCATAGAGGAACATTGACCTGGCTTGGGAAGAGGCAGGATTGGATCAGATGCAGACCATCAACTTATTGACCAGTGTATGAATAGtataagcaatttttaaatttttagggAGCAAATTGGAGGAGTTGTGGGTTTCCATGGAGAGAAAGGAGTACTAGGAGGGGATAGGAGTGGGGtggtatgttaaaggagaaggaaagctaccaatagtttgccaatagattagccacaacagagcaagctagaacaccattatTGTTTgcggcagagacacacactgagattcagggagattagtcacccggcgacaaatctcctcttctttgggatgactaatctccccgaactggctttccgccggctagaatgtaaatcgccggcgggatggcactcggagcgatttgttttccgaagtcgcctgaagttacttcgtgaggcaacttctggcagCTTCATAAAATCaagccatcccaccggtgatttacattctagccggcggtaaggcagtttggggagattagttgccccggataagaggagatttgtcaccaggcgactaatctccctgaatagcagcatgtgtctctgctcttagaatgcttttccatacctgagaaaaaacagctctagacactgtctccgTTTGTttcggatagcagctgccatattagcttggtgtgacatcacttcctgcctgagtctctccctgctcactcatagctctgagatCAGATTTCaacagggaagggaggagggagaggagcaaactgagcatgctcaagccctagccctggaggtttaagctgaaaacaggttAAACTTAttgtaaacaatagaaggaaagaaatgctgtgtttcttttgacagaggactcagagcagcattactttgagggtttactggtatatttatctagacctttctgataatgcttaatTATATTGCTTGCTTATATTTAGctagacctttccttctcctttaacagagcaGGTTGGGGTACAAGTGATCTAGACTCAAAGAAAATGCTCCTACTCTTTGGTTTATAGAATATTCAGCTGGCCATGCGTGACTTACACATCACTGCCAGCCCCATGGTTTTGTTGGTTCTGCCATACTCATTCTCTGCTGCACAGATGTAAATCCCGTCGTGATTAAAGGTCACATAGTCCAGTTCCAGAGTCAGGTTGCCGGTTACTTCTTCCTTTATCAATGCTCCTTCTTTGTACCACCCAACTTGGGACACCGGGTTACTGTCgaccacacacacaaacaccacCTGGGTGCCCTCTGTTGTTTCAAAGGATGAGTTGATATCAACAATGCGTGGGGCATCTGAAAGAGACACAATGCAAGACTTCATGTCATTTTCAATGCACGAGTGCCATCATCTACCTTTCCTTTATCTGTAAGCCTGCATACTGTAGTAGATGATGAGAAAAGGAACTAGCTCGTACTTTACTTACACTTCACATTCATCGTAACAAATCCTTTATATTCCATGTCCGTCCCTGGGAAGCTCACTTTACAGCTTAGTCTCTGCCCATTGTTTTTGTAAGAGGGAACAAATTTAAGGGTAGATACTTGTGTCCAGGTAGAACTGCTTTCCTCAAGGCTGCCATAGACCGAATGGTGTTCCAGCCCTTCAATCTCCATCCAGTTGACAGAGGGCTTCATGTCAGGACAATTGTCAGGGACCCGACAGGTCAACTCTGCTTCAGAACCTGACACCATCTCTTGAGGTAGGCTTACAAATGGCTCATCTGAAAAACAGATGAATAGTTAACAACagttatgttaaagggattctgtcatgattgttatgatgtcgtttttatttctaaatgacactgtttacactgcaaataattcactctacaatataaaatgtcattcctaacccaacaagtgtatattttttagttgtaatattggtgtgtagatgcatctcaggtcattttgcctggtcatgtgatttcagaaagagccagcactttaggatggaactgctttctggcaggctgttgtttctcctactcaatgtaactgaatgtgtcacagtgggacctggattttactattgagtgctgttcttagatctaccagttatcttgtgttagggatctgttatctgattaccttcccattgttctgttgttaggctgctgggggaatggagggagggggtgatatccctccaacttgcagtacagcagtaaagagtgactgaagtttatcagagcacaagtcacatgactgggggcagctgggaaactgacaatatgtctagccccatgtcatatttcaaaattaaatataaataaatctgttaaaagcttttttgagaaacagatttcagcacagaatgcttctggagcagctctattaactgatgcgttttgaaaagttttttcccatgacagtatccctttaaattcacaaTTAAGTATAATTAGGCTGCTAGTAGGGTTTGAATGGACTGCCAGGGTACAAGAGCATCTCTTGGTGGGCCCCAGCTAAGGACAGCCCTATCTTATTTTTACCATAGGCCTCGCATATTTCCACACCTATAACATAACAAATACCAGGGGCTGTGTTCACTGAGGCTGAAGAAGCCAGGATTGATGAGTCACCACATGGGGAATAGGGGCTGTTAGTGAGCTCTCTGTCCAGGAAGAAAGAGAATGTGTGCAGTTTtggaaaagcaaataaaaaatcacCTATAGACTTTGagttaaatatttgtaattttcctGAATTAGCCTAATAGTGGCTAAGAATACCTGTGTTGT encodes:
- the mag.L gene encoding myelin-associated glycoprotein isoform X2, whose product is MMAWRWQSLLLLWIFTNGALSRQWAAWMPQSISAFRDTCVSIPCTFNYPNDIRPSIIHGIWYFNSPYPKNFPPVVLKTKTNTAHDNYMGRTKLLGDIQEFNCTLQIDRLSMDLQGKYYFRVDLGGYNQYTYSEHANLYMLDEPFVSLPQEMVSGSEAELTCRVPDNCPDMKPSVNWMEIEGLEHHSVYGSLEESSSTWTQVSTLKFVPSYKNNGQRLSCKVSFPGTDMEYKGFVTMNVKYAPRIVDINSSFETTEGTQVVFVCVVDSNPVSQVGWYKEGALIKEEVTGNLTLELDYVTFNHDGIYICAAENEYGRTNKTMGLAVMYPPWKPSVNSSAVAMEGETVTILCNTQGNPDPIISIVKDKQVLTSVIFENELVLEIPAITHEHDGEYWCTAENQYGQSNSSFNLTVVFSPLVLPESKCTVSKDTVQCMCTVKANPDPFILFELPEMNLTVSEGDPEFVYSQRNGYIVSSILTLQKNRDLPKPILCSAINLYGKKVHELPFPDTDTLVWAKVGPVGAVVVFVILVAVGGYFIKTREKKNITESSSFIQTEASPTSCSGNGKKNLGKIESGEISSLEGK
- the mag.L gene encoding myelin-associated glycoprotein isoform X1; translation: MMAWRWQSLLLLWIFTNGALSRQWAAWMPQSISAFRDTCVSIPCTFNYPNDIRPSIIHGIWYFNSPYPKNFPPVVLKTKTNTAHDNYMGRTKLLGDIQEFNCTLQIDRLSMDLQGKYYFRVDLGGYNQYTYSEHANLYMLDEPFVSLPQEMVSGSEAELTCRVPDNCPDMKPSVNWMEIEGLEHHSVYGSLEESSSTWTQVSTLKFVPSYKNNGQRLSCKVSFPGTDMEYKGFVTMNVKYAPRIVDINSSFETTEGTQVVFVCVVDSNPVSQVGWYKEGALIKEEVTGNLTLELDYVTFNHDGIYICAAENEYGRTNKTMGLAVMYPPWKPSVNSSAVAMEGETVTILCNTQGNPDPIISIVKDKQVLTSVIFENELVLEIPAITHEHDGEYWCTAENQYGQSNSSFNLTVVFSPLVLPESKCTVSKDTVQCMCTVKANPDPFILFELPEMNLTVSEGDPEFVYSQRNGYIVSSILTLQKNRDLPKPILCSAINLYGKKVHELPFPDTDTLVWAKVGPVGAVVVFVILVAVGGYFIKTREKKNITESSSFIQTEASPTSCSGNGKKNLGKIENQFLSISEKILLSKRQQPSHADTDYANIDFTKRNVKDSFTSPEELTEYAEIRVK